One window of Fusobacterium polymorphum genomic DNA carries:
- a CDS encoding VWA domain-containing protein, whose amino-acid sequence MDIKEDIKRWRLILGKDTEEDFSSMDSEAISSFSEEDWLMDRALDAIYNPTGKFMSGEVGAGAGKGPSNPQISRWLGDIRNLFDKELVKIIQTDAMDRCGLKQLIFEPEILEQVEPDINLASTIMLLKEQIPQKSKESVRAFIKKIVEEINKLLESDIKRAVRAALNKRQHSPIPSASSLDFKTTIQRGIKNYNKELKKIIPEHYYFFERASTNPTSKFTVILDIDQSGSMGESVIYSSVMACILASIASLKTRVVAFDTEIVDLTEKSDDPVDLLYGFQLGGGTDINKSIKYCMKYIENPKKTIFFLISDLMEGGNRGGMLRNLEDMKEAGVTVVCLLAISGDGQPYYDAQMAGKIASMGIPCFACNPEKLPLLLERVLKNLDLSSFQQEFKKK is encoded by the coding sequence ATGGACATTAAAGAAGATATAAAGCGTTGGAGGTTAATTCTTGGAAAAGATACAGAAGAAGATTTTTCTTCTATGGATTCAGAAGCAATTTCAAGTTTTAGTGAAGAAGACTGGCTAATGGACAGAGCCTTAGATGCAATTTATAACCCTACAGGCAAATTTATGAGTGGAGAGGTAGGAGCAGGTGCTGGAAAAGGACCATCTAATCCACAAATTAGTAGATGGCTCGGAGATATTAGAAATCTATTTGATAAGGAATTAGTTAAAATTATTCAAACAGATGCTATGGATAGATGTGGCTTAAAGCAATTAATCTTTGAACCTGAAATATTGGAGCAAGTTGAACCTGATATAAATTTAGCTTCTACAATTATGTTATTAAAAGAGCAAATTCCACAAAAAAGTAAAGAAAGTGTTAGAGCATTTATTAAAAAAATTGTAGAAGAAATTAATAAATTATTAGAAAGTGATATAAAAAGAGCAGTTAGGGCAGCACTTAATAAGAGACAACATTCTCCTATTCCTTCTGCTTCATCACTAGATTTTAAAACAACTATTCAAAGGGGAATAAAAAATTATAATAAAGAGTTAAAGAAAATTATCCCTGAACACTATTATTTTTTTGAGAGAGCAAGTACAAACCCAACAAGTAAGTTTACAGTTATTTTAGATATAGACCAAAGTGGTTCTATGGGTGAATCAGTTATTTATTCTTCTGTAATGGCTTGTATTTTAGCAAGTATTGCTTCTTTAAAAACTAGAGTTGTAGCTTTTGATACAGAAATTGTAGATTTAACAGAAAAATCAGATGATCCTGTTGATTTACTATATGGTTTTCAATTAGGTGGAGGAACTGATATCAATAAATCTATAAAATATTGTATGAAGTATATTGAAAATCCTAAAAAGACAATATTTTTCTTAATATCTGACCTTATGGAAGGTGGAAATCGTGGAGGAATGCTGAGAAACTTAGAGGATATGAAAGAGGCAGGAGTAACTGTTGTTTGTCTTTTAGCAATTTCAGGAGATGGACAACCTTACTATGATGCACAGATGGCAGGAAAAATAGCTTCTATGGGTATACCTTGTTTTGCTTGTAATCCAGAAAAATTACCACTTTTACTTGAAAGAGTTTTAAAAAATTTAGATTTAAGTTCTTTTCAACAAGAATTTAAGAAAAAATAA